gctaccactccaccgaaaagtatagatgagcattggttgcaattgcatgacgccatgaaaatggcgggaacagtcagttgtgggtttgcgaaacgtcccgcttttaagcactgggtttcttctggttccttacaactcattgaagcccgtcggtctactccgggtaacCGTGAGTTTGGCCATAAACGAAGGATTTTACGTaaggaaatcgggcaaagcttgggaaaggaccgagaagcctggtggtcgatgcgtgctaatgagctggaagcagcagctgcatctggtaactactgGAAGCTcctccaactcatccgagccactggcagcaagaagtctggtgtgagtgaaacaatctgcgaggatgatgggatgccaatcactaacatccatcgacgtcttggacgatgggcagaatttttcgaagggcagttcaactggcctgctgctccggcaacatcggtcagactgtcctgccctccatggccggtgacgactgatccaccaaatgaggaggaagtccgcaaggaactccaactcttgaagcgttacaaatcacctggcccagatgacttacctccggctctttttaaagatggtggtgactttttgactaaggaattgacgacgttgtttacaaaggtttgggaactagagagtgtaccaacgtcatggaatgagtcgatagttgtccctatctttaaaaagggttcacgtcgttcttgtaacaactatcgggggataagtttacttccgattgcgtccaagctattggcttccgtcattcttcgtaggttgttcaaaacccgagaaagattgactcgcgaggagcaggctgggtttcgttctggtcgaggatgtattgatcatatctccaccctccgccaaatgttagaacaccgccatacttttcaaaggccaacaatcgtagtgtttcttgacatcagggctgccttcgattcgttggataggactgttctctgggattgtctattgaagaagggtgtgcctgagaagtttattaacatcctaaaagccctgtataaaaacacctcaggcagagtgagggcatacaaccacctctctccattgttccattcgagcagtggggttaggcagggttgcccaatctcaccattcctcttcaactttgccatcgatgacattctggaaacagctctgatgaatgtaagtaatggtggtgtggatctgttgcctggagaaagacttctcgaccttgagtatgcggacgatattgtcttactgtgcgataatccCCAAGACATActatccgcacttaatcagttggcaatcagtgtccgtaggtatggtatgtgctttgcaccttcgaagtgcaaagtacttctacaagactggcaggattctaatcctgtactcaccctggatggtgagcagatagacgtagttgagaagttcgtgtatctgggtagctgcataagtgctggtgggggtgtgagtgatgagatcaatgcacgaatagtgaaagccagagcggcttatgccaatctgggccacctttggcgccttcgtgatgttagtctggctgtaaaaggccggatctacaacgcgtcgatgagagcagttttgctctatgcttgtgaaacctggcctctccgagttgaggacgttagacgactctctgtgttcgatcatcgctgtctccgaaggattgctgacattcagtggcaacaccatgtcagtaatgcagaggttcggcatcgtgtgttcgggcacagagatgataactcaattggtgtcaccatcttgaaacaccgacttcggtggcttggacatgttctccgaatgtcgtcccagagaattccacgtcgtgcattatttgccgactctgggactggttggaagaagcggagaggtggtcagtgcatgacatggtgtcgtggcatgaaagaaagctgcaaaggactggcttgtgttggtccttcacgactccctggctggggtccgagagatggtgctacacagtggctagagacgttatcagatatggctcagaatagaagccagtggcgatcctgctgtaaccttcttttactttcttcataaaaagtggttgtgtctcctttacttgaaagatttcttctgattgtacctcttCGTCATtactctctttttcttttgcgttccttagttttttttttctcttcgaattcccattgttttgtctggcgcatatatattggcgctctcttgtaccaatatttatgtgttcaaataaataaataaataaataaataaataaataaataaataaataaatagagaacACTCTTGAATCTTCTTATATAAAAAATCATACATCTACCAACGTTTTTCTTATGGTGGCTCCTATTTCTATCGGAGCTTGTTATTTAGAATACAGTTACGTTTCTGTTAAACCGTGTTGTGATTTAGGGACTTGTTGAGTGAAGTAGTGTTCAAGTATACTGAGCATCAAGTGTAGCTGGATCATAATAAAAGAATTTATAACAGTATGCTAGAATAGattttcatactaggacgaattaACTTGTTAGTTTCTAATGGTTTAAGAACTAAAATTGGTTGCTGAAATAACTTGTAAAATCCACCAATATAATCAAACCCTGCACGTCAATAATATCCTTTATTCTGGTTTTCGACGTTATCTCAGTTATTGTCTTATCACACCTCCCACCAAACAGAAATTTCGGTGAATTATTATGTGAAAGGTGATGTTGAGACATCTCATACAGCAACTAAtcacacattattattatctatcaaAGTGAAAATATTCACTCAAGATCTTATCAGCCTATAGATGCTTAAGAAAATGGATAACAGCAAATAAATTCTTTTAGTAAGCAATACGAGGAcgtttgtagtgtcagttattattttaagcccatatactttgTTCTAGTATTCGGACAAATCAATCCATTCATTCTACTTGGGTCATatgttgaccttgttatttatttgcttatcaatctagactgtttttatatgagcgtatatgtgtgtgcccttcttatcctattaatcacatgtctgtagcttatttttgtatgactataaatattgagtaatgctTGACTAAAagggagttggcttcccagccatcctcCCTGTGTGTCATTTTGCTCTGCTCTGTTTCATTACCTTCATATAcgatatatatgtattctcaagtcaattctcgttattccacttatttaattccgttattgactaacgcgatttaagtcgacgattatatacgggAATAGGCGATAACAGTCATTCGTACGATCTTGAAGTCAGATCCATGGGCCACTAAACGTTTTGCGGATGCAGCTTACGAAGGACTTGTCCCTCTTCTTCTACTACGTTTACTCTTTGCTGCCCTACAAAAAGGAAAACGGACTCACGTTAGTAACGTCGCATGATATAGTTCCAAGTAAGCAAATCCATAACTTGCACCTTATCCATCTGTCCTTGAAACTGCAGAATTCTAATGTCCAATAAACTTGTAGCGAGTTCGTGTTAACTAGCTGATTGATTTGTACTCGTTTTGTATCGTCCAACGCTGGCGGTCTACCTTTTTGACTGCAATGATTATAGTAAACGGGATAGTTAATTGAGACATATTATGTACTGTATATAAGCGCACGTATTTCATCATAATGAATTTACAAAAACCAAGAAATATCATACAACGAAGTGGGAAAATGGTTTGCTTGAATATAAAATGTTGTGAAAATGTGAGACTAGAATGTAGCTTAGTGGTAGCTAGTACTATTTCAAACTCATATAGTCTATTTTAGCTTCTGGAGAGACCAATTTATTAATTCTTCTTCTCAAGCCACGTTCTGAACTTGTTGATCATCCGCTTATTAACTCTGTCTATTTTTATATGATCTGGTGTGTTTTAATTATGTACCTTATTCATTAAGCGTCCGTTACATATTTTTGGTCTGACTACAAATATTGAGTCACGCGTGGACATATAGAATTGGCTAACTCTCCTTCCCCACTGTGCATCACTGCGTTCCGATTCGCTTCTCTTTCTGCACTTCGTTTCTCCGATCGTCTGTTCACATAAACAAGTCAATAAAATATGCGTATTCAAAGTTCActttcgtatttgacttattttctTTCGTTGTTCTCAAACTCAAGTTAATTCGGCAGAAATATACAAGAGTTGACAAcgtgtatatttcgataacaatcagcAGAAGATTTatctggagtcagatatagagccACTAACTCAGACTGTGATACTactgtagcgtggagtcgagtcacggttgactatgaacaccactacaagaagagtGCCTACCAGAAAATCAGAAGGCAGATGAAGGTTGTAACAAGGTTTATTCGTTGACGATCTCGTAGTATCGAAAgtataccgagatcgtgccaaagaaaATACAAGCGGAATCAATGAGAAAACGTGCGAGCGTACAAGGCCACAGTCGACGGAAGAATTATGGAGGGGTAATGGGTGTCTTTAGTACAATTAAACAAACAAGAACAgtgaaacaatcactggtaaaaTTGGTTaaagtaataattgtttccattaaaccaatcacGCTCTCTTGCTAAAAGCAGGTCACCACACCACTTCGATGAAGAACCTTCCACACTCACTGCTTCCGACAGACGAATTCAGCGTAGCCTAATCAGTCGACTTACGACGCAGTTTTTCACCGTACGAGTTAATTTTGAAAATTCAACGTAATTGTTTACAATTTAGATTGCCATTGTGTATTACAGTCACAGTTAGCATCAAATATACTTTTCTATCTCCAGCATAACTGTGTTCTTTAGAAACACTAAACGGCATACTGctgattgttacgatacgacgagccagtgtagacaatgatgcgACTTCCACATAAGATCTCATAGATAAGGTGGTCACATCATGGCAAATCTACAATTCTAAGATAGTGTCCGTCACACTTAGGCTGGGGatagaatgaaatattttaatgtgAACAGGGATTTTTTACAAAGATGGCCACGCCTGCAAAGCTGAGCCATCCCATCTCGATCAATTGTTcctgagttcattatttctGACCTTCCCCAAGTGTTATATGTTAAGCGTTGATCCCATCAGTAGTCATATGTTCAGCTCCGAGAATCGTGTGGTTAGAAGACAACAGCCCTACAAGGGCATTACCACTGCAGTACGTTATAATCAATTTGCTAACTCCTGATTTTTCTCAACCAACGAAGTTTTGTAAAGGTGCATGCTTAAACGGGGAGAATTACCACTTTGATAAGGGTTAGACTAGGTATTCATCAATATTGAATTGGACTACAGTTGAGAAACAAAAGTGTTGGTATGTACTAAAAAAATCATCACACACCAAAATTTTGACGAAAACGTTTTTACATAACTCTTCTCATCTAGGTATCCATAACAAACGTAATCAGTTCTCCATTCACTTGAAAGAACTCTGTGAACTCACCGTGATGAGAGAAAGTATTCACATTTACGAAATAACCCAATTTACATCAAACACAACTAGGTGAGCTCAGACAAACGTGTTGCAATCGAAGTTCGAAATCTAGTAGTCATCAGTCacaaagaaatcattagttcatatgaACAATGCATCCGACACAGCCTCAAAATTGTGAATATATACGAAGGATGAACGGAAACACTCAGCGTAAATGGATTGAAACCACAGAAATTATCACTATTTGTAGCGGAATGGATGGTGGTTTTACAAACTGCCTGTGTGTCCAACATCATCACAATTAAAGCATCTAGCATCGCGAAATTCACATAAATTACGTGAGTGATTTTTACCACAGAAAAAACATTAACTAAACGTGTGCTCACCTTTGTGATCTGAATTGTTACGAATTGTTATCTGCACAACCTTGAGTTCACTTTGGATTGAGATGACGTAGTTGTGTGGTGGGGTCCTTCTTGTGCTGATGAATCGTTTTGTAAAATTTCTCTCTTTTATAGCTTTCAAGATTTGTATACTTTACATGGCCTGATAGGAGTTTCTTTAGAGTTGCATAAGGAAGTTAAATGTACTTTTCTAGAACTGTCAAAGTCTTAATAAGCTGTAGCTTTCTTTTTCGATGAATGTAAAGAAATAAGCCACAATATGAACATCCTCAATATATTCCTTTTTCATAGTCTAGATTTCGTACATTTCCATATGATCCTCAAAAGCACCGAAATTTGGGTGTATGTTTAGCTGTTCCATCGCAAGCTTCATCGCGACACTGATTTGATGATTAGTAGCATTTGACTTATTACTTCTACTAAGAGTCCCCGACATGATGCAGTTTGGGCAAAATAGAACTGAGTGAACGCAggcgaacgtattgtatttggaatttgaaatcaagcagtcatcaagtacaaaagaatcgtTTATTCATGCAGACGCCACAGAAACTTGATGCATCTGCTGTTCGAATTACAGAAAACATCAGCGCGCTTAGAACCAAAGTTGACTTTGTTAAGAAAATGCCCCAGTCGACACaagatgaaataaattatcTCTATGAATCGATCTCCTTCCCAACCCCCGAAGACtgtttaaaaattgtttttcttgaTTTGGTGGGACCCCTACCAGATCTAAATGTGTAATCTCACCTGTTAACTTGAAAAATCACTTCACTTCAGGTACATTAATGCTGCTTTAGTGGTCTGCACCGTCGTCCAACGTTGGGTATTAAAATCTTGATTTTCATTATACATTCAATATTTTATCTTCTATATAGTAATGAACCAATTAAACGTTTATTTCCTGCATTCAAATGTATCCTCTGTCATGACAAAACACATGAATAACCTTGAATAAAACATTGATTTCGCTAAAGATAATCAAcgatttttctttcaaattatcGTTCAGATAACTTAATGAAAAAACCGTCTTTATTACACAGCGCTGAACTGCCAATTTCGAGTTCTGTAACTATCACTTACAATTCAAAACGCACACGTAATCAAATTTATCATTCTTCATTAGGACGAGCGATGCTTATCTCGGTTCCATAAATTTCAATCCCATTGGTTTTGTGAATAAAAAGAATGCCTCTCAAGCCCAGTCACTTATGTTGTGACTGtcaaaacaacaataaaaacacATTTGCGACAGACAATATTTATTgagttatcagtatggggttgtgaagtttgttgagtttcattaaaatcacaAGCCGATTCATGTTTGACTATCATTGAAAAACCTAATGCACTGGACATCCGTTTCGTCTTTGTGTATGGCCACCAGACAATTTGCATTCACGATTCTAAAAGTCCTGCGTTCAAGTTCCATTTGTGGCGTTGTGAATAAGCACTATTCAGGAACCCGTTGTTAGTACACTTCCTACTAGTTCTCAACAGTAGAATGAACCATTCAATTTATTTAGACATCTATTAATCATCGTACTGTCTAATGTAGGTATATATTTTTTGATCTACAAAACTTTGATTTTCATCAGCTAGAAGCCATTTGTTTACGTAGGTAATAAACGTAATAGCTTGTGTATGACTATTCCACGATCTCTACATATCGGCAATCTGGTAATATGATAATGCACTTCTTTCGTTTTAAAGTTCCGAGTGGtacttcattttaattaatgaacaAGTTTATGGAGTTATTGTTCCACGTAAAACATCAGTGACAAAGTTCGTGTAAGAAATTATCCTTTTGAAAATAACTTTTGATAAAATAGCCGGTTAAAGGCAAATAATTCAGTTTAAAGTTGTTTTTTAAACTCGAGGGATAATAGCTATGACACTTTACAATACTGGTTATTCCATATTTGAATAACCGTCTGAGTGTGTTCAGTAGATGTAGGTATTTCATCACATTGAGGTGTGTTCTTTAGTGTTTGGATCCTATATTGCAACCTGCTGGAATATCGCTCACTATATGTGGAGGTGTATATCACTCTGAGAACGATGTCAGTTTTTGAGCAAACAGCCCTTAGAGGATCAACCGTACACCCGTTGATTCATTGTACCTAGAAGCGAAGTGTTGCATTTTCGGTCTTGATATTGCCTGGAGGcgattaaattaaatgaattacttGCGTCCCTTAGAAGTGTAAGGGTTATGTATACATAATAGTTGACAGTACGTTCTGATAACAAAGCAAAGTTGCTTTAGTGACCACCATGTGAACATCAGGGGTAAATAACTGCAGAAATATATCCATAgtatttgtaaatgaaatatttcacaGTATGTGTTTTGAGTGAAAATTCAAAGTGAAATTTCACCGTGAAAATCATCAAGAAGTGAGACTTTTCAGTCGTCATCACAGTCCACTGCCTCTCATCAAACACAGTTGAATTCGTCTTATCTGTATTATTTTAcagaaatcatgaaccaatcaactTTGGATAACGGTAGAAgataaagaagcactggacaaagGGTTTCGTTCccttatgggactcttcagcactgCATATAGAACTGGCGCGAACGCCCAATAACTAGAATAACTAACTAACGTACTTTATTCAATTTCACCCCATCGAGTGGTTGGTTCGATAATGGTCCCCCTCTCTTTCGCCAACCTAAACTTAATGATACATATGTATATCAATTTTATGTTAATTACATACAGTCATCAAAGCGGCCATGTGGTGCATGCTACTCACGTTGACAGTTATGATTAGTATGTAACACCATCCATGGTGGAGTGcttggcagcagaagattgagaggACTGAATTTAAGAGGACAGAAAATAAAATACtgattattataatattttgaattgtttgaattatagcacgagctaagagtcccagaaataacgcagttgaattaagaagtaagacacaagcacaaacggatgtattgtatttggaattcgaaatcaagcattcaacaagaaccaaggtatcattggttcattcaaacaccacatccgccacagcttaaattggagtctagatGTTCGTAATCaatcgtacgtcttcttctcaaattcatcctgagtctgtctgacattgtattggataaggattctgtattatccagaatatgctcattagcattagaattaacaatcgaaattggaactgactcGCCTGGTTCCTGAAACTGTATTTGATCTacatgtcgactgtgtgtacttaagtcatcgaTGTCTAGAATTCGCATAATCGATGttccgacattcttcagaacaatacccgtagatggtcgaagatcatttcctcgaTAATATGTAACTActgcagactccaaacatctcatattcgaccgaagaattcttcctttcaaaAGCTTCGCTGAAGTCTCCTTCGTCATCGAATGTCTGGTATTTCTGTATTGCAATAGAAAGGCATCTACCcccctctccagctcattaaatgttgaggcggctatagaatcaatagcagtctttaatgtcctaacaaaattctctgcctaaccattagaacacggatgtctgggagcagtaaacagATGTTTGCATCCTATACCGTTCAACtaggtagtgactgcatctgcagcaaagtgagagccattatcagtcactaaCACCATGGGAaccccttctcgactaaacacctttcttatTGCTTGgattgtgaaatcagaatttgatgaaattataaaaaaaacttcaggccactttgaaaaataatcaatgactACTAGTGCACAGTATTCATCACGAAACGGaccacaatagtcagcatgaattctctgccaggcctcagacaatactggccatggcacccacttcgaaggatgatttttcaactgatgacatttctcacaattgcttgccgtacgacatatatctgcatttatctctggccaccagcatgtgagccttgccaaggacctcattttctcaacacctaaatgaccactataaagatcttcaagaacagatttacgcaatgaaggaggaatgacaacGCGATCATTTTAACtcagaataccatcaggagtagtagatagctcatcccgctttgaaaaatagataggaaatctacgtttcaaattagcattccaacctttcctcatagcactgagtatacatccaaaatatctacgcgtttctctaatgagatctgaaAGTCTCACTGGCAaagttgcactaacaaacaatccgaagtattaataggtttatcttgtaatgactgtcgagaaatgtaatcaacatgttgaatctGTTTGTCACTTCTGcgctgaaccgtatagtcatatgcactcaaagcaatactccatcactgaaccatagctgctgaggaacgtgctaaagatttttcgggatgataaataaactttaaagcttcatcatcagtaacaatagtgaatttctttccgaat
This genomic stretch from Schistosoma haematobium chromosome 5, whole genome shotgun sequence harbors:
- a CDS encoding hypothetical protein (EggNog:ENOG410WGSE~COG:S); its protein translation is MLPPNTRTEADFLKPRAPFKLAAFNVRTFMQVGQQIGLAMSLESLNIDVCCLSETRIQDSGEVLQIRSPSVASKSLFYVRLSGDPVASSSGFAGVGVALSARAEAALVDWIPINSRLCAVRLESSIKVRRNRREKRCLFVISAYAPTDCSPDAIKDEFYHQLSVLLQKVRSTDIVVLAGDLNAQVGRLGTEESRLGGRWGLFGRRSDNGDRLLQLCTDHNLFLPSTNFRHSHRRCATWRPPSASQAWTQIDHIAISYRWRGCVQDCRSFWSTYLDSDHALVCANLALLFSGQRSERHQRIDVSKLVATSVASKYRTELASRLATTPPKSIDEHWLQLHDAMKMAGTVSCGFAKRPAFKHWVSSGSLQLIEARRSTPGNREFGHKRRILRKEIGQSLGKDREAWWSMRANELEAAAASGNYWKLLQLIRATGSKKSGVSETICEDDGMPITNIHRRLGRWAEFFEGQFNWPAAPATSVRLSCPPWPVTTDPPNEEEVRKELQLLKRYKSPGPDDLPPALFKDGGDFLTKELTTLFTKVWELESVPTSWNESIVVPIFKKGSRRSCNNYRGISLLPIASKLLASVILRRLFKTRERLTREEQAGFRSGRGCIDHISTLRQMLEHRHTFQRPTIVVFLDIRAAFDSLDRTVLWDCLLKKGVPEKFINILKALYKNTSGRVRAYNHLSPLFHSSSGVRQGCPISPFLFNFAIDDILETALMNVSNGGVDLLPGERLLDLEYADDIVLLCDNPQDILSALNQLAISVRRYGMCFAPSKCKVLLQDWQDSNPVLTLDGEQIDVVEKFVYLGSCISAGGGVSDEINARIVKARAAYANLGHLWRLRDVSLAVKGRIYNASMRAVLLYACETWPLRVEDVRRLSVFDHRCLRRIADIQWQHHVSNAEVRHRVFGHRDDNSIGVTILKHRLRWLGHVLRMSSQRIPRRALFADSGTGWKKRRGGQCMTWCRGMKESCKGLACVGPSRLPGWGPRDGATQWLETLSDMAQNRSQWRSCCNLLLLSS